The Vicinamibacterales bacterium genome segment TGCCGAGACCGGCGTCTTCATGCTGCTCTTCCTCGACCTGTCGTACGACGAGTTCGCGCGGTCGGGTCGGCTGAAGAGTGCCGCCGACCTGGACGAGGCCATCGTACACGGCGCGGTGAAACGCGCGCGGCCGAAGATGATGACCGTGGCCGCCGCGTTCATGGGCCTCGTACCGATCATGTGGTCCACCTCAGCCGGCGCCGACGTCATGAAGCGCATCGCGGCACCGATGATCGGCGGCCTCGCGACGTCGTTCTTGCTGGAGTTGCTCGTCTACCCCGCCGTCTTCAAACTGTGGAAGATGCGGACGGCGCTGCCGAGCTTGCTTTCGCCGGCCATCGCGGGCGTATCCCCCGTGGCGTCACCGGAAGCCGATCGTGTGAATCTGTTATAGTGCGTGGTGGGGCAACCCATCTCTACAATTACCAGTCATTCCCGATGGAGAGCGTCGTATGCGCACATCCTTCCTCGTTGTGATCAGTCTGCTGACCGTGGTCGCATGTGGAGGAACCACCTCCTCACCCGCAACGCCCACTCCGACTTCACCCGCCACGTTCACGAGCCTGTCCGGCACCTGGACCGGCACCTCGTCCGACACGAGTGGTCAGGACAAGCTGACCTGGACCCTCACCCAGAACGGCAATGCCATGGCCGGCACGATGAACATCGCCGATACGGGCCGAAGCATGATGGGGAACGGCTCGATGCAGGGCACCGTCAACGGCTCCACCATGACGTTTCACATGACGGTGCCGAACGGCGGCTTCAACGGCATGATGTCGTCTTGCTCCATGGGTGTGGATGGCCAGGCCACCATGTCGAGCGACGGCCACACGATGACGGGCACGTACTCGGGTGCCATGTCCGGCATGATGTCCGGCGGGATGATGAATCAGTCGTGCGGCGGAGCGATGAACAACGGTCAGTTCACGCTGACCCGCTGATGTCGATCGGAAGAGCGCTCGCCTCGGACCGCCTGGCCGGGTCTGCCCGCCTCTGACGAAGATCGCAGCCTGCCACTTGACATACCCCATGGTGGTATCTATGCTTATAGGGGTGGGGGGTATATGACACGAAGAATCGCGGCGGCCAACACCAGACCGACCGCATCAGTGGCTCCGCGCCACGGGAAGGGCGCCTCAGCCTCGACCTGCGGGTGTGCGGTAACCGGTTCCGAGCGAAAGGCCGTCGGCGTCGATCCTCAGATCAAGACGCAGAACCTGAACCGGCTTCGCCGGATCGAGGGCCAGGTTCGCGGCCTGCAGCGAATGGTCGAGGGAGACCGCTACTGCGCGGACATCCTCGTCCAGGTGTCGTCTGTGCAGGAAGCCCTCCGGGCAGTCGGCCGCGAGTTGCTCCGGAACCACCT includes the following:
- a CDS encoding metal-sensitive transcriptional regulator; translation: MTRRIAAANTRPTASVAPRHGKGASASTCGCAVTGSERKAVGVDPQIKTQNLNRLRRIEGQVRGLQRMVEGDRYCADILVQVSSVQEALRAVGRELLRNHLRHCVSDAIVKGPEQAEAVYDELLQFFDRHS